TTTTGAGACAAATGAATTGTATTTGAGTTGTTTGAGTTATTTATATATTGAATGATGGATTAAAGTGATAAAAAGAATTTTGGTAAAATTATCCTATCATGGGCTAATAGATAGGTGAGGATTAGTAgtgaattgttttttttttttttttttttttttttgtgataatTTGTAATTTGGATTAAATTTAATGGTGTTGAAAATTAATTGGAATAAAAGGAAGATTTTAGAAGGGTATATTTAATGTTGGCCAAAACTCTAAAGACTATTTAAGGCATATATTCATGTCACCTTCCATGTTAGTTTCGTGATATGATGAGTTTGGTTtaatattaaaagttaaaaggATTGAAATGGAACTTTATTGATTGAAATGAAATTTATTGGATTGAGAATGAATCATGACAAAATTTCAAAGgagtatattataatttataaaactagGTTGAACCACttgaaatatataataaaaaattaggtaaaaaataaataagatacAAAATGAGGCTTCtggattaaataaaatttttttttttgataaagttataaatgatttaactaaaatttgaaAGGtttaagattaaataattaaattacatgTTGTAAGAGATATTAAATGGAGATTTAATGAGTTTATatgatgaaaaaatatttaagtgcaaattatttttatttgattaataattaaGATGATAGTAGGTTGGTTAAAATAGTTCAACATGTTAATTTATATGTGTGATAGCTTCGTATAAGGATGTGACATGTCATATACAGATTTAGCAATACTGCATTATAGATTATATGAATTTTGGAACTATAACTACAAGTTTAGCTTCTGGAGTCCTACCGCTATAGTTATAGATCATATTTTTAACCCAACAATTTTTCACACTTTAATACCCTACAGTCACGACTACAGTTTTTCCTTGTCTAACTAGGCGAACTTACTAAATTTATAGGGGTCAGCTCATACTTAAAAGAAGATTTaggaaataataatttattgataaataaaagagaaattaaaaaataaaaatttgatcatagaattatttatcttttatgtaaatttaatataaattaaatcatgaataaatattttatatgcatGCTTTGTAtcttttaattgttaaaatataaaattaattgtgtTTAATTTGGTTTTACTAGTAATATGAAATGATCTTGTGTTTCTAATTGTTAATGTTTATCAAatgagattttattattttatttgataagaATTTAGCATCACTAAACAAAATACTTAGTgttgtaaaaattttctttccactataaaaatttatcggattagtaacggaaatttctattattaattattaaaaatccgtTACAAAAACTATTTTATAACAGATTAGTAACGAAAAATTTCTGTTACTGAAAACTCATTGCTAAtgcattagtaacggatttacaaatccgttactaatttagtaacggatttacacAATCCGTTACAAATTTTGTAACGGATTTAcacaaatccgttactaaatttggtTTCCTTTTAGTTGGTTTTAGTAATGAAtttatttagtaacggatttttctaTTACAGAAATCcgttattaattttgaaaaatctgTAACGGATTTTTttgttactaatccgttactatttttaaCGGATCAGTAACaacttaatccgttactaatccattactatttataaaattataataaaatatagaaaattatatattctaACTAGACAATTTAACCTATAAATACACTCAACTATTACAACCCATCTCAATAACAAATGTAAAAACCAAATATCATACATATCATGAATAAACTCAAATCCAAAATCATATATtatgttaatcaaatcaaacttaTATCCAAAAATCAAATTGTGCAATTTTAAACTacaaaaattaacaaattatttattatcctaGTACATATAAGTAATGAAAAAAACTATAAATGTCTAGTGTTCTCGTCCTCGTCCTCGTTCTCATCATTAGCTTCATCTAGTTGATCAGGAGGCTATGCAAAAATTCCCTCGCCAGGAGGCTATGCAGAAGTTCCCTCGCCAGGAGGCTATGCAGAAGTTCCCTCATCAGGAGCTGATGGCTGGCTGCTTTGCCTTTGACTCACGAGCTGAATAAGTAAATCTTTCACCTGTGAGAGCTCAGAGGAAATCCGCACGTTTTGCTCACGCAAtacttgttcattatcctcaagCTCCTATAGCTTGCATCTGAGATCAGCCATTTCATCTTGAAGATCCTAATTTTGCTGAGCTGATGTAAAGGATGTACTAGCAGAAGACTTGTTTGGGAAGAAAACTAAAGCCTGTGATCCAAGACCGTACacccttctttttttctctccaccTACCGCCTCAAAATATAACTGAGCCTCATCAATGCGAGATGCCTCAGTACTGTCATTATCTGTCTGTGATGCTTGCTCTTTCAAAGTAAGAAAGAGGTCCTTAAAAAAAATACCATGTGGTATAACAGTATAAActataaatcaaataatttactataaatttatttaatttctcacatGAATGGCTTTTGAGCGTGCATCAACAAACTCTGAGGTACCCTTCTTCTTATGAGTAGCCTTAAATAACTCATGAGGTAAAGGATCTCTGCTTAGCCTTTCACGCTGCAAGTTAAACATAAATAGTAATAACATGCTTGAATATAAATTCACAACAAAGTGGATAAAATTTAAagcatttgaaaaaatttaaataaaaattgaatactaCATACCATCTGTTGTTGATGCATATATTGAGATATGAATCCTCCACAATGTCTTGATGGGACAGCGCCTTGCCCATCTGTTTCACTCTTTCTGTTGTTTGAGAATTTTTTGCATTTGTTTTGATACTCAGTTGCTCCCCAGGCGGATTGCCATGCATCCATTACTCCTTCTGTCAGTGATAGCCTTTTCTCCTTCCCATTCCTTATGCTACACATAAGGCTACGATAGTGCTCAACagctttctttttccaagctatCTTCATAAGCTGTTATATTGCCTCCTCCCACAAGAAGTGTTTCTGTAATTACTCACAGTTAGTGACAAATAATGCACAGTAAAAATAAACACATGTATTGTCAAATTTGTATTACCTTAAATTCTTGCCAATAGAATTCTTTAACCTCTTCTGGTACATTTTTCCAACAAAAGCCATTTGCTACTAACTTTTCCTTGAAGATCAAGGTAATCCGCCTAGCAATCGGATCAGAAGGCTTATGCTGTAAAagaataattgaaaaaataattattttgaaataagcacaaaaattaaatgcatagttaaaaatacttataaattttactcATTGAGTTTACTAAGGAAATATGTGGTTTGTGCTCTGTAGGTCCATAACTACCAGAAGCAGATGTAGATGTAGCCGTAGATGCAATAGGTGGCAAACCTATGGGAGCTGAGGCAGTAGCAGATATGTGCACTGAAGCAGGAGTGGATGATGCAGCACCCTGTGTGGATCTCTCACCCTGGTCTAGTCTAGGAATCAAAACAGTGTGTTGTACTAAATCTTGATTGATATTTTCTGATTCACTTGTGTGGACACTACCCCTGCCATGGTCTCCTCGATCCCGTGATGAAGATCCACGTCCTCGTCCTCTCATCCTGTACAAATTTACATTAAACAAATCTTATGTAGTTAACATATTTAATAACTGAAAGTAAAAATAGATATCAATTATGTTATACCTCCTATTCACTATCTACATCTAAGTCATcattattatcatcatcatcatcatcatctgttTCTGTTACTATTAtagtttcttcttcatcattttcttcaCTATCAGCAATTTCAATAACATCTCCAGATGGATCATTCAATTGTTGTGTTAAATCATCAATTTCTCTAATTATGGTAGTGTGTTCCATTTCATCTTGTTGAAATGGTTCATCAGCAAGTTGTGTATTTTCTTGTGTTGGAAGTTGAATTACATAACGTGCTTTGACTTTTACAGCAGCCCAccattcaattttatctcgCTTTAGGCTAGGATACGGAGTATATATCACTTGTATTGCTTGTACTCCTAGTACAAAAggttcatatctattaaaagatCATTTATGATTTACATCGACAAGTTTATATTTACTATGGATCTTTGTGCCTACATTTGGAGTGGGGCCAAACCAATTGCATTTGAAAAATACAACTCGCTTGATTGGAATACCTGGATACTCCAAACGTATAACTTCAAGCAATTGTCTATAGTAATCGCTCTCTTCGCTGCTATAATTTGACCCCTTAATACACAACCCACTATTCATAGTTGCTCTACTTGCACAGTATGACTTTGATTGAAACTTATATCCATTCACCATATATCCATTGTATGATGTCACACTTCGTAAAGGACCCTTTGCAAGCGATATGATAAACTTATTGGATATGTTACTGCACGAATCATGAGCAAAATTGTTGAACCATATAGAAAATTCGCTCTCCAATTTGATGTCAATCTGAGAATCATTGACCAACGGATTATTTGAGTGTAATTGATCAATGTAAATGCTGAAAAAACCTCAACTCCATTAGAGGGGAATAACTATAGCTAAAAAATGAAATTCCTTAACTTTGCAAATAAACAACCAGAAGTACAAGTCtaatatttccataaaaatCTAAGAGCTAATAAGCCTTCAAAGCTAATCACCATGTTTCTAAACTCTTGCCAGCTATAAGAATAGCCAATGGGCTAAAGCAGACTAGTATCGGCTCAGAACCAGTGGTTCTGTTCAAAGGTTCaaggataaaaaaaattcaggGTCCCCTGGTCAGTTTGAGCAACTACAATGGTGGAaaatttttcccttttttttaaaaaattttgttgaggggaaaatttttcctcttttttatttgtaatGAATGCTAAACATTTTAAACATTAGCCCTTGTTATTGTCATGCTTGTTAGGCTTTTGTAATATTGTATTCTTTTCAATGGCACGTCATCTCTTACTTTAATTTCTTTATCATCTTTATTCATTTAACAAGTTAATGTTCATGTTTGGCCTCTAGAAAGAGACTTAATTATAGGTTATTTTATAAGATAATTACTGTGTAAACAGATAACAAATCCAGAAAAGAACAGAACATAACCAATGAGGCAATAACCAATGGCCCCACATAGTTGCATGCTTTCAAAAGGGCTGGACAATATTCATAAATCAGTCTCCATATTATTATGGTAAGGATGCCATTGACACAAAACTTACAAACTAAGATGACTAAATCGCCATAAGGGTTTTAAAGAATCCAAAGTTAACGTACTGCCAGATTCAAGCAAAGACACACCACTCTGCCTAACCTCTTGTCATAACCAGTTTGGGGAAAACAAAATTCTCATAGGAAAAAACCAGAGATCTACTTCTGATGCTATGTAGTTCCAAAATTATCACCAATTATATGACTCCTCAACAGAAAAGTTATACTTTGCGGGCTGCATATTTCCAAAAATATCATCCAATAATATGAACTTCTGAAGAGAAAACCTGCATTCTTGCAGAACAACAGCACAGACACTTCATCAAGAAATTCATATCAATggaaattctttaaaaaaattgtagtCCATAGCATCCAAGGAAAGGCATAATACATGCATAGGTACTTGACAAAATTCATATCAAAAGAAATTAAGAAGCGCGTCCCCGGAACTCCGGCTTCAAAGGGTCCGGGGAGGTTCATCTACTGTAGTGGTTTCACTCAAAGAAATTGAAGCCTGCAAACAGAGTATGAGCAACCTCAACCACTATCCACGTCCCCTTCATTTCTTTACTAATTCCTTCTTATAACTTGGAAAACAAAATCAGTCAATGTGATATATAAGGAATCAATAACAACAATCAATCAACAGCAAATTAGAACTATGTTGAAATTCCCTGAAATGAAGTAAAAGATATAGGAGATGACatcaaaagttaaaaataaaaaaagaagaagaagaagaagaagaaacaagCAAACCACCAGAATCAATACAAAACAACGAGGTCAATGCATCTTCCTGACAGCCATATCAGgcaaatcttcaaacacatcaacaacaacaTACCTACAATACATCAATTAAGCATAACCCACAAAAATAGTTTATCatcaaacaaaaaaattttcaacaagattctctttattattattataatattataatattttcctAGATATATCTTCAGACTTCAGGCATATGGGGATGCATCTAAAGCAACTCCGACACACCCAACCGACAAATCCAGAAAAGAACAGAGCATAACAAATCATAAGGGAACACATAACAAATCCAGAGTAGAACAGATAGTCATAAATCCAGAAAAGAACAGAACATAACAAATCATAGGGGAATCAATCCAGAATAACAAATCCAAAACATGAgcagatcttttttttttttgaaaaatccaAAACACGAGCAGAATAACAAATCCAAAACATGAGCAAAATAACAAATccaaaataacaaaagtaaatcTTAAAGAATGAAATAGAGTACCTGGAGAATGGGAAATGCAGATCTTGAAGAAAAGAATTCAATAATAAACGAGCAGTAGCTGTGATGTACCGATGGGAGGGGAGAGGACGACAATAGTGCCTTCGAGAGGGAAGCAGGGATGTACCGACGATGATGGAGGGAAGTTGGGATGTACCGACGACGACGATAAATTTGGGCAATGTACCGGCGACGATAAATTTGGGCAACGATGTCAATGGGTCCAAGAGGGAAGCTGGGATCGATGGGAGAGAATTAGGGATTTTGTTAAGGAAAGCTCATAAATGTGAATCACGGGAAGGGAGAAAGAGGGAAATcctcaaattaataattttactttagtaacggatttaatccgttactaactgATAAGTTAGCAACGGATATTACAATCTGTTACTAAAATACGTAAACAAATTACATTTCAGTAACGGATTTGGATATTCGTTACTATACAATGAAAATCAAAaccatttagtaacggattagtatccattataaaaattagtaacaaattagtaacggatttggcaatccgttactaatttgttTCCTACACTaatatccgttactaatccattATTGTTTAGAAACCGATattatccgttactaatttccGTTACTGATCT
The Manihot esculenta cultivar AM560-2 chromosome 1, M.esculenta_v8, whole genome shotgun sequence genome window above contains:
- the LOC110607729 gene encoding uncharacterized protein LOC110607729, whose product is MRGRGRGSSSRDRGDHGRGSVHTSESENINQDLVQHTVLIPRLDQGERSTQGAASSTPASVHISATASAPIGLPPIASTATSTSASGSYGPTEHKPHISLHKPSDPIARRITLIFKEKLVANGFCWKNVPEEVKEFYWQEFKLMKIAWKKKAVEHYRSLMCSIRNGKEKRLSLTEGVMDAWQSAWGATEYQNKCKKFSNNRKSETDGQGAVPSRHCGGFISQYMHQQQMRERLSRDPLPHELFKATHKKKGTSEFVDARSKAIHDLFLTLKEQASQTDNDSTEASRIDEAQLYFEAELEDNEQVLREQNVRISSELSQVKDLLIQLVSQRQSSQPSAPDEGTSA